A genomic region of Macaca thibetana thibetana isolate TM-01 chromosome 14, ASM2454274v1, whole genome shotgun sequence contains the following coding sequences:
- the MMP13 gene encoding collagenase 3, with translation MHPGVLAAFLFLSWTHCRALPLPSGGDEDDLSEEDLQFAERYLRSYYYPTNLAGILKENAASSMTDRLREMQSFFGLEVTGKLDDNTLDVMKKPRCGVPDVGEYNVFPRTLKWSKMNLTYRIVNYTPDMTHSEVEKAFKKAFKVWSDVTPLNFTRLHDGIADIMISFGTKEHGDFYPFDGPSGLLAHAFPPGPNYGGDAHFDDDETWTSSSKGYNLFLVAAHEFGHSLGLDHSKDPGALMFPIYTYTGKSHFMLPDDDVQGIQSLYGPGDEDPNPKHPKTPDKCDPSLSLDAITSLRGETMIFKDRFFWRLHPQQVDAELFLTKSFWPELPNRIDAAYEHPSHDLIFIFRGRKFWALNGYDILEGYPKKISELGFPKEVKKISAAVHFEDTGKTLLFSGNQVWRYDDTNHIMDKDYPRLIEEDFPGIGDKVDAVYEKNGYIYFFNGPIQFEYSIWSNRIVRVMPANSILWC, from the exons ATGCATCCAGGGGTCCTGGCTGCCTTCCTCTTCTTGAGCTGGACTCATTGTCgggccctgcccctccccagtgGTGGCGATGAAGATGATTTGTCTGAGGAAGACCTCCAGTTTGCAGAG CGCTACTTGAGATCGTACTACTATCCTACAAATCTCGCGGGAATCCTGAAGGAGAATGCAGCAAGCTCCATGACTGACAGGCTCCGAGAAATGCAGTCTTTTTTCGGCTTAGAGGTGACTGGAAAACTTGACGATAACACCTTAGATGTCATGAAAAAACCAAGATGCGGGGTTCCTGATGTGGGTGAATACAACGTTTTCCCTCGAACTCTCAAATGGTCCAAAATGAATTTAACCTACAG AATTGTGAATTACACCCCTGATATGACTCATTCTGAAGTTGAAAAGGCGTTCAAAAAAGCCTTCAAAGTTTGGTCCGATGTAACTCCTCTGAATTTTACCAGACTTCACGATGGCATTGCTGACATCATGATCTCTTTTGGAACTAAGG AGCATGGCGACTTCTACCCATTTGATGGGCCCTCTGGCCTGCTGGCTCACGCTTTTCCTCCTGGGCCAAATTATGGAGGAGATGCCCATTTTGATGATGATGAAACCTGGACAAGTAGTTCCAAAG gCTACAACTTGTTTCTTGTTGCTGCCCATGAGTTCGGCCACTCCTTAGGTCTTGACCACTCCAAGGATCCTGGAGCACTCATGTTTCCCATCTACACCTACACCGGCAAAAGCCACTTTATGCTTCCTGATGATGATGTACAAGGGATCCAATCTCTCTATG GTCCAGGAGATGAAGACCCCAACCCTAAACATCCAAAAACGCCAGACAAATGTGACCCCTCCTTATCCCTTGATGCCATTACCAGTCTCCGAGGAGAAACAATGATCTTTAAAGACAG ATTCTTCTGGCGCCTGCATCCTCAGCAGGTTGATGCAGAGCTGTTTTTAACGAAATCATTTTGGCCGGAACTTCCCAACCGTATTGATGCTGCCTATGAGCATCCTTCTCATGACCTCATCTTCATCTTCAGAG GTAGAAAATTTTGGGCTCTTAATGGTTATGACATTCTGGAAGGTTATCCCAAAAAAATATCTGAACTGGGTTTTCCAAAAGAAGTTAAGAAGATAAGTGCAGCTGTTCACTTTGAGGATACAGGCAAGACTCTCCTCTTCTCAGGAAACCAGGTCTGGAG atatGATGATACTAACCATATTATGGATAAAGACTATCCAAGACTAATAGAAGAAGACTTCCCAGGAATTGGTGATAAAGTAGATGCTGTCTACGAGAAAAATG GTTATATCTATTTTTTCAACGGGCCCATACAGTTTGAATACAGCATCTGGAGTAACCGTATTGTTCGCGTCATGCCAGCAAATTCCATATTGTGGTGCTAA